In the genome of Paenibacillus sp. FSL R5-0766, one region contains:
- a CDS encoding maltose ABC transporter substrate-binding protein, with translation MRKWQGATLSVMMAFTLAACGAGGASTSPTTAGENPEEVVQLTAENLQPEEGATLVIWEDKNQSSFIEQRVKKFEEKYGVTVKMEELPPTDQVTKLTTDGPAGLAADVVVFPHDKIGSASEAGLILPNDIFEAETVENTSDNALKAVTFKDILYGYPYSVETYALFYNKALYPEAPKNFDEIISFAKTFNNVKSNQYALMWELQQFYYNYAFLASQGGYIFGDNGMDSADLGLNNEGAQKGGQFLQTLKSEVLPLKMGDVNYDIKKGLFSSGKLAMDINGPWTIADYRNAGIDFGVAPLPAIDGKPMTSFSGVKAYYVNAFTQYPNASKLLAAFLSNEEAQMENFDLNGTLPANKNVAADPKLQEDSINKAFLEQFNNSTPMPSLPAMDSVWGPITSAITDIWDTDKDVKASLDNAVKQIQESLATVQ, from the coding sequence ATGAGAAAATGGCAAGGGGCAACATTGTCCGTCATGATGGCTTTTACACTGGCTGCGTGCGGGGCTGGAGGCGCAAGCACATCTCCAACTACGGCTGGTGAGAATCCAGAGGAGGTTGTTCAACTGACAGCCGAGAACCTTCAGCCGGAAGAAGGGGCAACCCTGGTGATCTGGGAGGATAAAAATCAAAGCAGCTTTATTGAGCAAAGGGTCAAAAAATTCGAAGAAAAATATGGGGTAACGGTCAAAATGGAGGAATTACCTCCAACCGACCAGGTAACCAAGCTGACGACGGATGGTCCAGCGGGTCTGGCGGCAGATGTGGTTGTTTTCCCGCATGATAAGATTGGTAGCGCTTCAGAGGCGGGACTTATTCTGCCCAATGACATATTCGAAGCAGAGACCGTAGAGAACACCAGCGACAACGCGCTGAAGGCAGTGACGTTCAAGGATATCCTGTACGGCTATCCGTACAGCGTGGAGACTTACGCCCTTTTCTATAACAAGGCACTCTATCCAGAAGCTCCGAAAAACTTCGATGAGATTATCAGTTTCGCCAAGACATTCAATAATGTGAAGTCCAATCAGTATGCGCTGATGTGGGAATTGCAGCAATTTTACTATAACTATGCGTTCCTGGCTTCGCAGGGCGGTTATATTTTTGGAGACAACGGGATGGATAGCGCGGATCTCGGTCTGAATAACGAAGGAGCCCAGAAAGGTGGACAGTTCTTGCAGACGCTGAAGTCGGAAGTACTGCCGCTCAAGATGGGTGACGTGAACTATGATATCAAAAAAGGATTATTCTCCAGCGGAAAACTCGCTATGGACATTAATGGTCCGTGGACCATTGCCGATTATCGCAATGCAGGTATTGATTTTGGCGTTGCTCCGCTTCCGGCAATCGATGGCAAACCGATGACCTCATTCTCAGGTGTTAAAGCCTATTATGTGAATGCATTTACGCAATACCCAAATGCGTCGAAGCTCTTGGCAGCGTTCCTTTCCAATGAAGAAGCTCAGATGGAGAACTTTGACCTGAACGGTACACTTCCTGCGAACAAAAACGTAGCTGCTGATCCGAAATTGCAAGAGGACTCAATCAACAAGGCATTCCTGGAACAGTTCAACAACTCAACACCAATGCCTTCGCTTCCTGCCATGGACAGCGTATGGGGACCAATCACTTCGGCCATTACGGATATCTGGGATACCGATAAGGACGTGAAGGCATCGCTGGACAATGCCGTGAAACAGATCCAGGAAAGCCTTGCTACCGTCCAATAG
- a CDS encoding sugar ABC transporter permease codes for MQQQHVPVPVGPNRERQHRMTAAICSIILQGLGQLYNRQWIKGICLLLLEGAGLAYLLPRLSQAVWGIWTLGENTQRFVKVNGSTVLQRGDHSIFLLLDGIIVLLVFFVFILIYILNIRDAYVTGLAREEGKQTLGAAASLRNMMDKNFPYLFLSIPALGILFFTVMPILFTITIAFTNYSAPDHIPPAKLVDWVGFKTFSDLIQLKSWSQTFYGVLTWTVIWAILATVTTYFGGVLVALLIEQRGIRFKKLWRTIFILPYAIPQIISLLLMRNLFNGQFGPINTYMRAFGLEGLPWLTDPFWAKVTVIVVNMWIGIPVSMVLILGVLTAIPRDLYEAAEVDGASAFQKFRIITIPFILFATTPVLIMQFAGNFNNFNVIFLLTNGNPLRGDYQYAGATDLLVTWLYKLTLDNNKFNMASAVGIIIFLIIASFSIWNFRRSKSFKEEDMIQ; via the coding sequence ATGCAACAGCAGCATGTCCCGGTGCCCGTTGGACCGAACAGGGAAAGACAGCACCGGATGACAGCGGCCATATGTTCCATCATACTGCAAGGTCTTGGACAGCTGTACAATCGACAATGGATTAAGGGGATTTGTCTACTGTTACTGGAGGGGGCAGGGCTTGCGTACCTGCTTCCTCGCCTGTCACAGGCCGTATGGGGCATATGGACACTGGGGGAAAATACACAGCGTTTTGTCAAAGTGAATGGGTCTACCGTACTTCAAAGGGGAGACCATTCCATCTTTTTGCTGCTTGATGGCATTATCGTACTGCTGGTGTTTTTTGTGTTTATCCTGATCTACATTCTGAATATTCGGGATGCGTACGTCACGGGACTTGCGAGGGAGGAAGGCAAGCAGACCCTGGGCGCAGCGGCTTCGCTTCGGAACATGATGGACAAAAACTTTCCGTATCTGTTCCTGTCCATCCCGGCACTGGGTATTCTTTTCTTCACCGTTATGCCCATCCTGTTTACGATCACAATTGCATTTACGAACTATTCGGCCCCGGATCATATTCCGCCAGCCAAACTCGTGGACTGGGTGGGCTTCAAGACGTTCAGTGATCTGATTCAATTGAAATCCTGGAGCCAGACATTTTACGGCGTGCTCACTTGGACGGTCATCTGGGCCATTCTGGCTACAGTCACCACCTATTTTGGTGGCGTACTTGTAGCACTGTTGATTGAACAGCGGGGCATCCGCTTCAAAAAGCTGTGGCGGACGATCTTTATCCTACCTTATGCGATCCCACAGATCATCTCCTTGCTGCTCATGCGTAATCTGTTCAATGGTCAGTTTGGTCCGATCAATACGTACATGAGAGCATTTGGGCTGGAGGGATTACCCTGGCTGACAGATCCGTTCTGGGCTAAAGTCACCGTCATTGTCGTTAACATGTGGATCGGTATTCCGGTCAGTATGGTGCTGATTCTGGGTGTATTGACGGCCATCCCTCGTGATCTTTACGAGGCTGCCGAAGTGGACGGAGCATCCGCGTTTCAGAAATTCCGGATCATTACGATACCGTTCATTCTTTTTGCCACAACTCCGGTACTCATCATGCAGTTCGCCGGAAACTTCAACAACTTCAATGTCATCTTCCTGCTGACCAACGGGAATCCATTGCGGGGAGACTACCAGTACGCAGGGGCCACGGATCTGCTGGTGACCTGGCTCTACAAGCTCACGCTTGACAATAACAAATTCAACATGGCTTCAGCGGTAGGCATTATCATCTTCCTCATTATCGCTTCATTCTCTATCTGGAACTTCCGCCGCTCCAAATCATTCAAGGAGGAGGACATGATTCAATGA
- a CDS encoding sugar ABC transporter permease, translating to MKTRNNPLRLALSYVLLLIIAVVSIYPVLWIFLSSLRPGAALFSERLWPEAFTLTHYGELFNNPSFMYGRWYMNTLKIAFFTMIFSTLMVTLGMYALSRFRFRGRKTILSTMLILGMFPSFMSMIAIYIILLQIKLLDTHAALILVYSSGAVLGGFIVKGFFDTIPRSLDEAARMDGASHLRVFTSIILPLSKPMLTYVALTSFTGAWMDFIFARLVLRTKENWTLAVGMWDLVNRYQDSNFTMFAAGAVLIAIPITLLFVFLQRFLVQGLTAGASKG from the coding sequence ATGAAGACACGTAATAATCCGCTGCGTTTGGCCCTGAGTTATGTGCTGTTGCTGATCATCGCCGTTGTCTCCATCTATCCGGTGCTCTGGATCTTTCTCTCTTCTCTGAGACCTGGCGCGGCATTGTTTAGTGAACGGTTATGGCCAGAAGCATTCACGCTTACCCATTACGGGGAACTGTTCAATAACCCGTCTTTTATGTACGGCAGATGGTATATGAATACGCTGAAAATTGCCTTTTTCACGATGATCTTCTCCACGTTGATGGTGACACTCGGGATGTATGCCCTGTCCCGCTTCCGCTTCCGTGGACGTAAAACGATTCTCTCCACCATGCTAATCCTCGGCATGTTCCCGAGTTTCATGAGCATGATTGCCATCTATATCATTTTGCTGCAAATTAAATTGCTCGACACCCACGCTGCGCTTATCCTGGTCTATTCATCAGGGGCGGTCCTGGGCGGATTTATCGTCAAAGGTTTCTTTGATACGATTCCCCGCAGTCTGGACGAAGCAGCCCGCATGGATGGTGCAAGTCACCTGCGTGTATTCACCAGCATCATCCTGCCTTTATCCAAGCCGATGCTGACTTATGTGGCACTAACCAGTTTCACCGGTGCGTGGATGGACTTTATCTTCGCCCGGCTGGTGCTGCGGACGAAAGAGAACTGGACGCTTGCGGTGGGTATGTGGGATCTGGTCAACCGTTATCAGGACAGTAACTTTACGATGTTTGCTGCGGGGGCGGTACTGATCGCTATTCCAATTACCCTGCTGTTTGTTTTCCTGCAACGATTCCTGGTTCAGGGTCTGACGGCAGGAGCTTCGAAAGGGTAA
- a CDS encoding MFS transporter, whose protein sequence is MGMNPSSEPEIMGYQDGQAALHNTKAPPTLWRNVTFRRILYGYGISVFGDCFNGIAISLWVLQTTGSAKSMAAVQICNMAVSFLFGSVAGTVADRLDRRKLMLASDVFRGVMAVLIAISLFGWHAPFPVVLLLLSLSMFSSLFQAPAFHASVASMVGREHIQQATGTIHMVDNLARISGLAAAGVAVAAFGGFVAILITGATFLLSAVCVLMAGRFPEVQRSVSQQTTFAQEWRSSFGYIYRNRLIRSIVLLNPVLILFFMSAMMLVQVMAVKVWEANPVQFGLIETCIPLGYMIGSALLIASGKRLKRRGRWVFIGLIVLGPLYIFLANVSSPIMALPFIVGGGAMFACCTMLTQIMLRTAVPDELQGRVYGVVGTITSTAPILGLTVVSVLADQWGAASVLQGVGILLLATGILAATTLKSIRTYQ, encoded by the coding sequence ATGGGCATGAACCCGTCCAGTGAGCCCGAGATTATGGGATACCAAGATGGACAAGCTGCATTGCATAATACTAAAGCTCCACCAACACTTTGGCGTAATGTTACCTTTAGGAGGATATTGTACGGCTACGGCATCTCGGTCTTCGGGGATTGCTTCAATGGGATTGCGATCAGCTTGTGGGTGTTACAGACCACAGGCAGTGCAAAGAGCATGGCGGCCGTACAGATCTGCAATATGGCTGTCAGTTTTCTGTTTGGATCGGTGGCGGGTACGGTTGCAGACCGATTGGATCGCAGGAAGCTGATGCTGGCCTCGGATGTATTCCGCGGTGTGATGGCTGTGCTGATTGCGATTAGCCTGTTCGGTTGGCATGCTCCGTTTCCGGTGGTGCTTCTGTTGCTTTCACTCTCCATGTTTTCAAGCCTGTTTCAGGCCCCTGCATTCCACGCCTCTGTAGCAAGTATGGTGGGCAGAGAACATATTCAACAAGCCACCGGAACCATTCATATGGTGGATAATCTTGCCCGAATCAGCGGACTAGCAGCAGCTGGGGTTGCTGTTGCTGCATTTGGCGGATTCGTTGCCATATTAATTACAGGGGCAACCTTTCTGTTGTCCGCAGTCTGTGTGCTGATGGCGGGCCGCTTTCCTGAGGTACAGCGATCCGTTAGTCAGCAGACCACGTTTGCTCAGGAGTGGCGCAGTTCGTTTGGCTACATCTATCGGAATCGTCTGATTCGATCCATTGTATTGCTCAATCCGGTGCTGATCTTATTTTTCATGTCAGCCATGATGCTGGTTCAAGTAATGGCGGTCAAGGTATGGGAGGCTAATCCGGTGCAGTTTGGATTAATTGAGACCTGTATTCCGCTGGGATATATGATTGGCTCTGCGCTGTTGATTGCTTCGGGAAAACGATTGAAGCGAAGAGGGAGATGGGTATTTATCGGTCTGATTGTATTAGGGCCACTTTATATTTTTTTGGCGAATGTATCCTCCCCAATTATGGCGTTACCGTTCATCGTGGGCGGAGGTGCGATGTTCGCGTGCTGTACAATGCTCACCCAGATTATGCTGAGGACAGCCGTTCCAGACGAGCTGCAAGGAAGAGTCTATGGCGTAGTTGGAACAATCACCAGTACAGCGCCTATTCTGGGATTGACGGTTGTCTCCGTATTGGCAGATCAATGGGGGGCAGCCTCTGTGCTGCAAGGCGTGGGCATATTACTGCTGGCAACAGGTATTCTGGCTGCTACAACATTGAAGTCGATTCGAACCTATCAATGA
- a CDS encoding alpha-amylase family glycosyl hydrolase, producing the protein MFQMAKRVLLSTTLTLSLLAGGALPYLPASAIYADADTAVTNKQNFSTDVIYQIFTDRFLDGNPSNNPTGAAYDATCSNLKLYCGGDWQGLINKINDNYFSDLGVTALWISQPVENIFATINYGGVINTAYHGYWARDFKKTNPYFGTMADFQNLITTAHAKGIKIVIDFAPNHTSPAMETDTSFAENGKLYDNGNLVGGYTNDTNGYFHHNGGSDFSSLENGIYKNLYDLADLNHNNSTIDQYFKDAIKLWLDMGVDGIRVDAVKHMPLGWQKSWMSSIYAHKPVFTFGEWFLGSAASDADNTEFANESGMSLLDFRFNSAVRDVFRDNTSNMHALDSMITGTAADYNQVNDQVTFIDNHDMDRFKTSAVNNRRLEQALAFTLTSRGVPAIYYGTEQYLTGNGDPDNRAKMPSFSKTTTAFNVISKLAPLRKSNPAIAYGSTQQRWINNDVYVYERKFGKSVAVVAVNRNLSTPASIANLSTSLPTGNYTDVLGGALNGNNITSTNGNVSSFTLAAGATAVWQYTTSETTPTIGHVGPVMGKPGNVVTISGRGFGSTKGTVYFGTTAVTGAAITSWEDTQIKVTIPAVAAGNYAVKVAANGVNSNAYNNFTLLTGDQVTVRFVINNASTTLGQNIYLTGNVAELGNWSTGTTAIGPAFNQVIHAYPTWYYDVSVPAGKQLEFKFFKKNGATITWEGGSNHTFTTPTSGTATVNVNWQ; encoded by the coding sequence ATGTTTCAAATGGCCAAACGTGTACTCCTCAGCACAACACTGACACTCAGTTTACTTGCAGGGGGCGCACTTCCCTATCTGCCTGCTTCTGCCATCTATGCCGATGCAGATACCGCGGTTACCAACAAGCAAAACTTTAGTACAGATGTTATCTATCAGATCTTTACGGACCGCTTCCTGGACGGCAATCCTTCCAACAATCCTACCGGCGCTGCCTACGATGCCACTTGTAGTAACCTGAAGTTGTATTGCGGAGGCGACTGGCAGGGTTTGATCAACAAAATCAACGATAACTATTTTAGCGATCTGGGCGTTACGGCCTTGTGGATCTCCCAACCGGTCGAAAATATCTTCGCCACAATCAACTACGGCGGCGTGATCAACACAGCGTATCATGGTTACTGGGCACGTGATTTCAAGAAGACCAATCCGTATTTCGGAACGATGGCTGACTTTCAAAATCTGATTACGACTGCTCATGCCAAAGGTATCAAGATCGTAATTGACTTTGCACCAAACCACACGTCTCCTGCCATGGAAACCGATACGTCCTTTGCTGAGAATGGCAAGTTATACGATAATGGTAATCTTGTTGGCGGATATACGAACGATACGAATGGTTACTTCCATCACAACGGCGGCTCCGATTTTTCCTCCCTGGAGAATGGTATCTACAAAAACCTCTATGACCTCGCTGATCTGAATCACAATAACAGTACCATTGATCAATATTTCAAAGATGCGATCAAGCTATGGCTTGATATGGGCGTGGATGGCATTCGCGTGGATGCAGTGAAACATATGCCTCTCGGCTGGCAAAAGAGTTGGATGTCCTCCATCTATGCACATAAACCTGTATTCACCTTTGGTGAATGGTTCCTGGGATCTGCTGCATCCGATGCGGATAACACGGAATTTGCTAATGAATCCGGGATGAGCCTGCTTGATTTCCGCTTTAACTCTGCCGTACGTGATGTCTTCCGGGATAACACTTCCAACATGCATGCTCTGGATTCGATGATTACAGGCACAGCGGCAGATTACAATCAGGTGAATGATCAAGTTACGTTCATCGACAACCATGATATGGATCGGTTCAAAACAAGTGCCGTGAACAATCGTCGTCTGGAACAAGCGCTGGCCTTCACGCTGACTTCACGCGGCGTACCTGCCATCTATTATGGTACCGAGCAGTATCTGACGGGTAACGGGGACCCTGATAATCGGGCCAAAATGCCTTCCTTCTCCAAAACAACCACTGCCTTCAACGTGATCAGCAAGCTGGCCCCTCTGCGCAAATCCAATCCGGCGATTGCCTATGGCTCCACTCAGCAACGCTGGATCAATAATGATGTGTACGTTTATGAGCGCAAATTTGGCAAAAGTGTAGCTGTTGTTGCGGTGAACCGTAATCTCTCGACACCAGCAAGCATTGCGAATCTAAGCACTTCACTGCCAACAGGCAACTACACCGATGTACTGGGCGGCGCACTGAACGGTAATAACATCACTTCCACCAATGGCAACGTCTCTTCCTTCACACTGGCAGCCGGAGCAACAGCGGTATGGCAATATACAACGAGCGAAACTACACCAACGATCGGACATGTAGGTCCGGTGATGGGCAAACCGGGTAATGTCGTTACCATTAGCGGACGTGGATTCGGCTCCACCAAAGGTACCGTATACTTCGGTACAACAGCCGTTACCGGTGCTGCGATCACATCCTGGGAAGATACACAGATCAAAGTGACGATTCCAGCTGTTGCCGCAGGCAATTATGCTGTGAAAGTAGCTGCCAACGGCGTCAACAGCAATGCGTATAACAACTTTACCCTCCTTACGGGTGATCAGGTCACTGTACGATTTGTCATTAACAATGCGTCCACCACACTGGGTCAGAACATCTATCTGACAGGTAACGTGGCAGAACTGGGCAACTGGAGTACGGGCACAACAGCTATTGGTCCTGCTTTCAATCAGGTTATCCATGCCTACCCAACTTGGTACTATGATGTGAGCGTGCCTGCCGGGAAACAACTGGAGTTCAAATTTTTCAAAAAAAATGGGGCAACCATTACGTGGGAAGGTGGTTCCAACCACACGTTCACCACACCAACCAGCGGTACAGCCACAGTAAATGTAAACTGGCAATAG
- a CDS encoding alpha/beta hydrolase-fold protein gives MSTHSVIECLEGIQASRLGNIRNIYVYLPPGYHEQTVRHYPVLYVHAGQRAFGPSGPGNETWNMDQAADGLISSGQIESLIIVGITHVRPVTHNEFYHFIAPEREAVSVGCSGIAYEHFIIHELKPIIDHRYRTLPDKQNTGLLGSSAAALCTLHMGMRNPDVFGKLIMMSPFYVDVQLDETSESGLLEENMYRLPEEVPDVRMWMDIGDTEGLFLPSQVRRVAHQLLERGVGSCEELAFLEQQGACHQEGDWGARVHLPLLYMFGHVDKPSSLELLGRDVIGLEGGMTVCINAQMHYESGLVQSLLHGNYTSSDPNILQVHASGELVPVGIGNASITLTVGELSATRIYTVIPELSTHVEVCIRAEVAPDEDSEETIYGGMGMKLVRSGKGRYEGSYRVPRDSGFSFRFTRGFRRFETDVDGKPIANRVFRATDDMSVHYLIQSWGSTSAKTGTGGPK, from the coding sequence TTGAGTACCCATTCTGTCATCGAATGTTTGGAAGGCATTCAGGCGTCGCGGCTGGGCAATATCCGCAACATTTATGTGTACCTCCCGCCCGGTTATCATGAGCAGACAGTTCGGCATTATCCGGTTCTGTACGTTCATGCGGGGCAACGGGCTTTTGGTCCATCCGGTCCAGGCAATGAAACATGGAATATGGACCAGGCAGCAGACGGTCTTATTTCCTCCGGGCAGATTGAATCACTGATTATTGTCGGCATTACGCATGTTCGTCCAGTCACGCACAACGAATTCTACCACTTCATCGCTCCGGAGAGAGAGGCCGTGAGTGTGGGGTGCTCAGGCATCGCCTATGAACATTTCATCATTCATGAGCTCAAGCCGATCATTGATCATCGTTACCGGACATTGCCAGACAAGCAGAATACCGGGCTGTTAGGTTCATCTGCCGCGGCGCTTTGTACATTGCACATGGGGATGCGAAATCCGGATGTTTTTGGAAAACTGATCATGATGTCGCCATTCTATGTGGATGTGCAGCTGGACGAAACATCGGAAAGCGGGCTGTTGGAAGAAAATATGTATCGCTTGCCAGAAGAGGTACCCGACGTTCGGATGTGGATGGATATTGGAGACACGGAAGGTCTGTTTCTGCCTTCCCAGGTCAGAAGAGTAGCTCATCAATTACTTGAACGCGGAGTAGGATCGTGTGAGGAATTGGCATTTCTGGAACAGCAGGGTGCCTGTCATCAGGAAGGTGACTGGGGAGCACGCGTTCACCTCCCGTTACTGTACATGTTCGGCCACGTGGATAAGCCCTCCTCGCTCGAACTGCTTGGAAGGGATGTCATCGGACTAGAGGGTGGAATGACCGTGTGTATCAATGCACAAATGCACTACGAGAGTGGATTGGTTCAGAGTCTGCTGCATGGGAATTATACTTCGAGTGACCCGAATATACTTCAGGTGCATGCGAGTGGAGAGTTGGTTCCTGTCGGTATTGGAAATGCATCCATCACGCTGACTGTTGGGGAACTGTCTGCTACACGCATCTATACGGTCATTCCTGAATTGTCCACTCATGTGGAGGTCTGCATTCGTGCAGAGGTAGCTCCCGACGAAGACTCGGAGGAAACGATATATGGTGGTATGGGCATGAAGCTTGTTCGTTCTGGTAAAGGTCGATATGAAGGTAGTTACCGAGTCCCGCGTGATAGTGGTTTCTCCTTCCGATTTACTCGCGGTTTTCGTCGTTTCGAGACCGATGTAGATGGCAAACCTATTGCCAATCGGGTATTTCGAGCGACAGATGATATGTCTGTGCATTACCTAATCCAATCCTGGGGCAGTACGTCAGCCAAAACGGGAACAGGAGGCCCAAAATGA
- a CDS encoding fatty acid--CoA ligase family protein: MLNQFLLERFAEQGQQPALIWKDQEYSYRWLLEQVGIMGEWITAEGLTGQLVTLEEDYSPYAAAALVALLGQGCIVLPMDRYLVEAKREEYIQLAQVKWRLGVEEGKLCIRQTCELSGEVPVLLSSLAQEGVGGLVLFSSGSTGVSKATVHRADRLLHGFRRQVRPLRTIPFMMFDHIGGVNTMLQSLSSGGCLCIIADRSPEEVCRTIEKFRVQALPVSPTFMNLLLLGRNDEGYDLSSLEVVSYGSEVMPESVLAAWNRRFPQLRTIQAYGMSELGILPTRSKEPGSLLFSIQDEGVKYRVVEGELQIHTATAMIGYLNAPSPFTEDGWLRTGDEAVLEEGYIRILGRRSEIINVGGRKVYPAEVEGVLEEMECIEAAVVSGEQSGITGQRVKVTIRLATECTLTDLRRSIWEYCRDKLPSYKIPQKIVITQGALVSSRMKKIRKPMTSAPFASAGK; the protein is encoded by the coding sequence ATGTTGAACCAATTTTTGCTTGAACGATTCGCGGAGCAGGGGCAGCAACCTGCGCTGATTTGGAAAGATCAGGAGTACAGCTATCGGTGGCTGCTGGAACAGGTTGGCATTATGGGTGAGTGGATTACAGCAGAAGGGCTGACTGGGCAACTTGTAACGCTGGAGGAAGACTATTCCCCCTATGCGGCGGCAGCATTGGTTGCTTTGCTCGGACAAGGGTGTATCGTGCTTCCCATGGATCGGTACCTGGTTGAAGCCAAACGAGAGGAATATATCCAACTGGCACAGGTGAAATGGCGTTTGGGCGTTGAAGAAGGCAAGTTGTGCATTCGGCAAACGTGTGAATTATCTGGAGAGGTTCCTGTATTGTTATCCTCGCTGGCACAGGAAGGCGTAGGGGGACTGGTACTCTTTTCATCCGGATCAACCGGAGTGAGTAAAGCGACTGTGCATCGTGCAGATCGACTGTTACATGGTTTTCGGCGGCAGGTTCGGCCTTTGCGAACGATTCCATTCATGATGTTTGATCATATCGGTGGTGTGAATACCATGCTGCAATCCCTGTCCAGTGGGGGGTGTCTGTGTATCATTGCGGATCGATCTCCCGAAGAAGTGTGCCGAACGATTGAGAAGTTTCGTGTGCAGGCTCTTCCGGTCTCTCCAACATTCATGAATCTGTTGCTGCTGGGTAGAAATGATGAGGGGTATGATCTATCCAGTCTCGAAGTTGTGTCATACGGATCGGAAGTGATGCCTGAATCCGTACTGGCAGCATGGAACCGGAGATTTCCACAACTAAGGACGATACAAGCCTATGGCATGTCTGAACTGGGCATTCTGCCAACTCGCTCCAAAGAGCCAGGCTCATTGCTGTTTTCCATTCAAGATGAAGGGGTCAAGTACCGGGTAGTGGAAGGAGAATTGCAGATTCATACAGCAACAGCGATGATTGGATATCTGAATGCACCATCACCCTTTACAGAGGATGGGTGGCTGCGAACAGGTGATGAAGCTGTGCTGGAAGAGGGGTATATTCGAATTCTGGGACGTCGTTCCGAGATCATTAATGTAGGGGGACGGAAAGTATATCCTGCCGAGGTCGAGGGTGTTCTGGAAGAGATGGAATGTATTGAAGCGGCCGTAGTTTCGGGAGAACAGAGTGGCATCACTGGTCAGAGGGTGAAGGTGACCATCCGGCTGGCTACAGAATGTACTCTCACCGATCTGCGGCGATCCATCTGGGAATATTGTCGGGACAAGCTGCCTTCATACAAGATTCCGCAGAAAATCGTAATTACACAGGGAGCGCTTGTAAGTTCAAGAATGAAGAAAATACGAAAACCGATGACTTCGGCACCCTTCGCCTCGGCTGGGAAATAG